A genome region from Nocardia sp. NBC_00565 includes the following:
- a CDS encoding bifunctional salicylyl-CoA 5-hydroxylase/oxidoreductase, with the protein MRIAVVGGGPAGLYFSALMKQLDPTHEVTIWERNAPDDTFGFGVVFSDETLGGIEHADEHVYQAMSEQFARWSDIDITYRGQVRTSGGQGFAAMSRKQLLHILQTRCLQLGVRIHFSTEAPDIEVLAATHDLVLAADGLNSAVRTRFADVFQPSLDRRHNKYMWLGTDRVFEAFEFIVEHTPYGVMQVHAYPFSATESTFIVEMHESVWRAAGFDKHATDDFAPGQSDEDSINVVRGLFADHLGGHALLANNSRWINFTTVRNRTWRHGNIVLIGDAAHTAHFSIGSGTKLAMEDALALAACLHETDSVTTGLDAYETERRPVVESIQRAAQASLEWFESISQYTDQDPHQFAFNLLTRSRRITYDNLRLRDNDFVEAIDGWHLATQSTFAVQPADTRPPMFYPLRLKGIELVNRILVSPMDMYCAVDGVPTDFHLVHLGGKALGGAGLVMTEMVCVSPEGRITPGCAGLYTEQQQRAWARIVDFVHGSSEAKIGVQLGHSGRKGSTKVMWEGIDDPLETGGWETVSPSAIPYGPDSRTPREISTDELDTITTQFVSAAAAAAQAGFDVLELHCAHGYLLSSFLSPLTNQRTDEYGGSLENRLRFPLRVFDAIKDVWPSDQPVSVRISATDWAEGGNTIDDAVQIARAFAQHGADVLHVSSGQVVKHEKPAFGRSYQTPFADRIRHEVGVPLGVAVVAVGAISSYDDVNSVLLAGRADLVAIGRAHLWDPQWTLHAAAEQDYRGDGAQWPTPYRAGNRKPPTARTDGPPPRLELVRAAHRSTPTRRRWQPTGWATAG; encoded by the coding sequence ATGCGTATCGCAGTAGTCGGCGGAGGACCTGCCGGGCTATATTTCTCCGCCCTCATGAAACAACTCGACCCCACCCACGAGGTCACCATCTGGGAGCGCAACGCCCCCGACGACACCTTCGGATTCGGCGTCGTGTTCTCCGACGAGACTCTCGGCGGCATCGAGCACGCCGACGAACACGTATACCAGGCGATGAGCGAACAGTTCGCCCGCTGGAGCGACATCGACATCACCTACCGAGGTCAGGTTCGCACCTCGGGCGGGCAAGGGTTCGCCGCCATGAGTCGCAAACAGTTGCTGCACATCCTGCAGACTCGATGCCTGCAACTGGGGGTACGAATTCACTTCAGCACCGAGGCGCCCGACATCGAAGTACTCGCGGCCACCCACGATCTCGTTCTCGCCGCCGATGGCCTCAACTCCGCCGTACGCACTCGCTTTGCCGACGTTTTCCAACCGAGCCTGGACCGCAGGCACAACAAATACATGTGGCTGGGCACGGACCGCGTCTTCGAAGCGTTCGAATTCATCGTCGAGCACACCCCCTACGGCGTCATGCAGGTCCACGCGTACCCGTTCAGCGCCACCGAGAGCACGTTCATCGTCGAGATGCACGAATCTGTGTGGCGCGCCGCCGGTTTCGACAAACACGCCACCGACGACTTCGCTCCCGGGCAAAGTGACGAAGACTCGATCAATGTGGTGCGCGGGCTGTTCGCCGACCATCTGGGCGGACATGCGCTGCTGGCCAACAACTCCCGATGGATCAACTTCACCACCGTGCGCAACCGGACCTGGCGCCACGGCAACATCGTTCTCATCGGCGACGCCGCCCATACCGCACATTTCTCCATCGGCTCAGGCACCAAACTCGCGATGGAGGACGCCCTCGCGCTCGCGGCGTGCCTACACGAAACCGACTCGGTCACCACAGGACTCGACGCCTACGAGACCGAACGCCGACCCGTGGTGGAATCGATCCAGCGCGCGGCCCAAGCCAGCCTGGAATGGTTCGAGTCCATCTCCCAGTACACCGACCAGGATCCCCACCAGTTCGCATTCAACCTACTCACCCGCAGCCGCCGCATCACCTACGACAACCTGCGACTGCGCGATAACGACTTCGTCGAGGCCATCGACGGCTGGCATCTCGCCACCCAGTCCACTTTCGCTGTCCAGCCCGCCGATACCCGTCCGCCCATGTTCTACCCCTTGCGGCTCAAGGGCATCGAGCTGGTCAACCGGATCCTGGTCTCCCCCATGGACATGTACTGCGCCGTCGACGGAGTACCCACCGATTTCCATCTGGTGCATCTGGGTGGCAAAGCGCTCGGTGGTGCCGGGCTGGTGATGACCGAGATGGTGTGTGTTTCCCCCGAAGGCAGGATCACCCCGGGCTGCGCGGGTCTCTACACCGAGCAGCAACAGCGGGCATGGGCCCGCATTGTGGACTTCGTGCACGGCAGCTCCGAGGCGAAGATCGGTGTCCAGCTGGGGCATTCCGGACGCAAAGGTTCGACGAAAGTCATGTGGGAGGGCATCGACGACCCCCTCGAGACCGGAGGGTGGGAGACGGTGAGCCCGTCTGCGATCCCGTATGGTCCCGACAGCCGCACACCCCGGGAGATCTCGACAGACGAACTCGACACCATCACAACACAATTCGTGTCCGCGGCAGCCGCGGCGGCCCAGGCCGGGTTCGATGTGCTCGAACTGCACTGCGCACACGGCTACCTGCTCTCCTCGTTCCTCTCACCATTGACCAATCAGCGCACCGACGAATACGGCGGTTCGCTCGAGAACCGGCTCCGGTTCCCGCTACGGGTGTTCGACGCGATCAAGGACGTCTGGCCCTCGGATCAACCTGTATCGGTACGCATTTCGGCCACCGACTGGGCCGAGGGCGGCAACACCATCGACGACGCGGTCCAGATCGCTCGCGCGTTCGCCCAGCACGGCGCCGACGTGCTGCACGTCTCCTCCGGCCAGGTCGTCAAACACGAGAAGCCAGCCTTCGGGCGCAGCTACCAGACACCTTTCGCAGATCGCATCCGTCACGAGGTCGGAGTGCCGCTCGGTGTCGCAGTCGTCGCGGTCGGGGCGATCTCGTCCTACGACGATGTCAATTCGGTCCTGCTCGCCGGCCGCGCCGACCTCGTCGCCATCGGCCGCGCGCACCTGTGGGATCCGCAATGGACCCTGCACGCCGCCGCCGAACAGGACTATCGAGGCGACGGAGCCCAATGGCCCACCCCCTATCGGGCCGGTAACCGCAAGCCGCCCACCGCCCGTACCGACGGTCCCCCACCGCGCCTGGAACTCGTTCGCGCCGCACACCGATCAACACCAACCCGCCGCCGGTGGCAGCCCACCGGGTGGGCCACCGCCGGGTGA
- a CDS encoding acyl-CoA thioesterase, whose product MTIRTAATSAIFTEAVTLTPAKATRFDLAFEAVTQPCPWPKAYGGDLVAQAATAAIHSIAEEKALHSMHSYFLRPAEIGASVHYEVENLRDGRGYSTRQVRAYQNGKPIYVCLANFAAGHSGGRFRAEFPFSFPGPEQLPSAAEYLTERSGGTMTELSKKYWSTGRGFDIRHAPEPVYLSTDPHHSPRQAVWVKPFDPLQPVAGLTAGQRDTAALAYVCDYTILEPVLRVLGHAWAEPGLVTASLDHAMWFHRPVTFDDWLLYVQDAVAADAGRGVGAGSFFTREGLHIATVVQEGMIRPS is encoded by the coding sequence ATGACAATCCGTACCGCAGCGACATCGGCGATATTCACCGAAGCCGTCACGCTGACCCCCGCCAAGGCGACCCGTTTCGACCTCGCCTTCGAAGCCGTGACACAGCCGTGCCCGTGGCCCAAGGCCTACGGCGGCGACCTGGTCGCGCAGGCCGCGACCGCCGCCATCCATTCGATCGCGGAGGAGAAGGCGCTGCACTCGATGCACAGCTACTTCCTGCGCCCCGCCGAGATCGGGGCGAGCGTGCACTACGAAGTCGAAAACCTCCGAGACGGCCGCGGTTACAGCACCCGGCAGGTGCGCGCTTACCAGAACGGCAAACCGATCTACGTCTGCCTGGCGAATTTCGCGGCCGGGCACAGCGGCGGGCGATTTCGCGCCGAGTTCCCGTTTTCGTTTCCGGGCCCGGAACAGTTGCCCAGCGCGGCGGAGTACCTCACCGAACGCAGCGGCGGGACCATGACCGAATTGTCGAAAAAGTACTGGTCGACCGGGCGCGGCTTCGACATCCGTCATGCACCCGAACCGGTGTATCTCAGCACCGATCCACACCACTCTCCCCGGCAAGCGGTGTGGGTCAAGCCGTTCGATCCACTGCAGCCCGTCGCCGGCCTCACCGCCGGTCAACGAGACACCGCCGCGCTCGCCTACGTGTGTGACTACACAATCCTCGAGCCGGTACTGCGGGTGCTGGGCCACGCATGGGCCGAGCCGGGGCTCGTGACCGCCAGCCTCGATCACGCGATGTGGTTCCATCGCCCGGTCACGTTCGACGACTGGCTGCTCTACGTCCAGGACGCGGTCGCGGCCGACGCCGGTCGCGGCGTCGGCGCAGGTAGTTTCTTCACCCGCGAGGGCCTGCATATCGCTACCGTGGTGCAGGAGGGCATGATTCGCCCGTCTTGA
- a CDS encoding RidA family protein, whose amino-acid sequence MTVERINAPTFALVKPSGFSHATRFRDIVHLAGQTALDADGKIVEGGILAQFRQALFNVLVALEAAGGQPSDLLSVTIYLTDIPGYQANGKEIGRIWRDLAGADYPAMAGIGVVALWQPEALVEIQAVAAITTRTD is encoded by the coding sequence ATGACCGTCGAACGCATCAACGCCCCCACCTTCGCCTTGGTCAAACCCTCCGGCTTCTCGCACGCGACGCGCTTTCGCGACATCGTGCACCTCGCCGGACAGACCGCACTGGACGCCGACGGCAAGATCGTCGAGGGCGGAATTCTCGCCCAGTTCCGCCAGGCGCTGTTCAACGTGCTCGTCGCCCTCGAAGCCGCCGGCGGACAACCATCCGACCTGCTCAGCGTCACGATCTACTTGACAGATATCCCCGGCTATCAAGCCAACGGCAAGGAGATCGGCCGGATTTGGCGAGACCTGGCCGGGGCGGACTACCCGGCCATGGCCGGCATCGGCGTCGTGGCGCTGTGGCAACCGGAGGCGCTGGTGGAGATCCAGGCGGTCGCCGCGATCACCACCCGAACCGACTGA
- a CDS encoding acyl-CoA thioesterase, giving the protein MTEIVLERCVDWQDTDAAGHYHHSTVIRWVEAAEAALLERLGLQWLFGFIPRVRYEVDYLDRLWFGDTASIALSIAEVGRTSLRYSFVVTRVPPSDRQPAEPSSVAARGALTAVHVPAGGREGAEPWPPAIVAVLRGHDLTRYALNAAGDPDLARLSSPDQKM; this is encoded by the coding sequence ATGACCGAGATCGTCCTCGAGCGTTGCGTCGATTGGCAAGACACCGATGCCGCGGGCCACTATCACCACAGCACCGTCATCCGGTGGGTCGAGGCCGCCGAAGCCGCCTTGCTCGAGCGACTCGGACTGCAATGGCTGTTCGGCTTCATCCCGCGCGTTCGATACGAGGTCGACTATCTGGACCGATTGTGGTTCGGCGACACCGCCTCCATAGCCCTGTCCATCGCCGAGGTCGGCCGGACTTCGCTGCGCTACAGCTTCGTCGTCACCCGTGTTCCACCGTCGGACCGACAACCTGCCGAACCGTCGTCGGTGGCCGCGCGCGGTGCTCTGACCGCGGTACACGTTCCCGCCGGAGGGCGCGAAGGTGCCGAGCCTTGGCCGCCGGCCATAGTCGCGGTCCTGCGCGGACACGACCTGACCCGCTACGCCTTGAATGCGGCCGGGGACCCCGACCTCGCCCGCCTATCGAGTCCCGACCAGAAGATGTGA
- a CDS encoding AMP-binding protein, whose product MLTPSAHTDTFCRDRLPALAQWPEFAFELPALQYPARLNVATALLDAAVATHGRDRAAIHTFDCTWTYGDLLDRANQIAAVLTEDFGLVPGNRVLLRAPNTAWLVACWFAVIKAGGVVVTTMSLLRAPELSKLIDTTCPSLALCDRRLLEDLKAADPTLGIVAFGTDNDELAIRAATKPTTFADIDTAADDIVMLAPTSGTTGTPKATMHFHRDVLAIADTFSAQLLRPNADDVFAGSPPLAFTFGLGALVIFPLRAGAAVVLLERPDLDSMLGAIERFKATILFTAPTVYKAMIKRHDLHHLTTLRRCVSAGEHLPAWVSDSYHRRTGIRIIDGIGATELLHIFISAVDADIRPGATGRAIPGYQAEIQDSHGRPVPDGTPGLLAVKGPTGCRYLADPRQLDYVRNGWNITGDTYLRDSDGYFWYQARSDDMIVSAGYNIGAPEIEAVLELHPDVLESGVFGIPDEDRGMIVHAAVVLRAGVPADADKVHELQEFVKNTAAPYKYPRSIEFVTELPRNPSGKLQRYKLREPRNRA is encoded by the coding sequence ATGCTCACCCCCTCAGCACATACGGACACCTTCTGCCGTGACAGACTTCCTGCACTGGCGCAGTGGCCCGAGTTCGCGTTCGAACTGCCCGCCCTGCAGTACCCCGCCCGATTGAACGTCGCGACCGCACTGCTGGACGCCGCCGTCGCCACCCATGGCCGTGACCGGGCCGCCATCCACACGTTCGACTGCACATGGACCTACGGGGATCTGCTGGACCGGGCCAACCAGATCGCGGCGGTGCTGACCGAGGATTTCGGGCTCGTGCCAGGCAACCGGGTACTGCTGCGGGCACCCAATACCGCGTGGCTGGTCGCGTGCTGGTTCGCCGTCATCAAGGCAGGCGGCGTGGTCGTCACCACGATGTCGCTGTTGCGGGCACCGGAACTGTCGAAACTGATCGACACGACCTGCCCGAGTTTGGCCCTGTGCGACCGCCGACTGCTCGAGGACCTCAAAGCCGCCGACCCCACCCTCGGGATCGTCGCGTTCGGCACCGACAATGACGAGCTGGCGATCCGGGCCGCGACCAAACCGACCACGTTCGCCGACATCGACACCGCAGCGGACGACATCGTGATGCTCGCGCCCACCTCGGGAACCACCGGGACACCCAAGGCCACGATGCACTTTCACCGCGACGTGCTCGCCATCGCCGACACCTTCTCCGCGCAACTGCTGCGCCCGAACGCCGACGACGTATTCGCCGGATCCCCTCCCCTGGCGTTCACTTTCGGCCTCGGAGCACTCGTGATCTTCCCGTTGCGCGCCGGCGCAGCGGTCGTGCTGCTCGAGCGCCCAGACCTGGATTCGATGCTCGGGGCCATCGAACGGTTCAAGGCAACGATCCTGTTCACCGCGCCCACCGTGTACAAAGCAATGATCAAGCGGCACGACCTGCACCACCTCACGACGCTGCGACGCTGCGTCTCGGCAGGAGAACACCTCCCAGCGTGGGTCTCGGACTCCTACCACCGCCGCACCGGCATCAGGATCATCGACGGTATCGGCGCCACAGAGCTGCTGCACATTTTCATCTCCGCCGTGGACGCCGACATCCGCCCCGGCGCCACCGGAAGGGCCATACCCGGGTATCAGGCCGAGATCCAAGACTCCCACGGGCGCCCTGTCCCCGACGGCACTCCGGGACTGCTGGCGGTCAAAGGACCGACAGGTTGCCGCTACCTGGCCGATCCCCGCCAACTCGACTATGTCCGTAATGGGTGGAATATCACCGGCGACACATACCTGCGGGATTCGGACGGCTACTTCTGGTACCAGGCCCGCAGTGACGACATGATCGTCAGCGCGGGATACAACATCGGCGCGCCCGAGATCGAGGCGGTCCTGGAGTTACATCCCGATGTGCTCGAAAGTGGCGTGTTCGGCATACCCGACGAAGACCGCGGCATGATCGTGCACGCCGCGGTCGTGCTGCGGGCCGGGGTGCCCGCCGACGCGGACAAGGTCCACGAACTCCAAGAATTCGTCAAGAACACCGCCGCACCCTACAAATACCCCCGCAGCATCGAGTTCGTGACCGAACTCCCCCGCAATCCCAGTGGCAAGTTGCAGCGCTACAAGCTGCGTGAACCCCGGAATCGCGCATGA
- a CDS encoding fumarylacetoacetate hydrolase family protein: protein MRLRTVFTDSGESRAQVRIDGQWYTSSASEVASLLTQPDWRSTLGGQVGAGSAERVAPVVLNPTKIVCCGHNYRAHIEELGHPTPQFPTLFAKFADTLTAWDSDIALPGPAESVMFDWEAELAVVVGAELRHADRDTARAAIAGYTVANDFSVRSWQRRTPQWLQGKAFDATTPLGPELVTPEEIDPADGLRITCRVNGVQEQVGSTDDLVFDAPELLSYISSFTTLRPGDLVLTGTPGGVGTAHKPPRYLCGGDVVETEIEGIGVLRNRITAAST from the coding sequence ATGCGTTTGCGTACAGTCTTCACCGATAGCGGCGAGTCTCGCGCTCAAGTGCGTATCGACGGTCAGTGGTACACCAGCTCCGCCTCCGAGGTCGCCTCGCTGCTCACGCAGCCGGACTGGCGATCGACGCTGGGAGGGCAGGTGGGCGCGGGATCTGCCGAGCGTGTGGCGCCGGTGGTCCTGAATCCTACGAAGATCGTGTGCTGCGGCCACAACTACCGAGCGCACATCGAGGAACTGGGTCATCCGACTCCGCAATTCCCGACCCTGTTCGCGAAATTTGCCGACACCCTGACCGCCTGGGATTCCGACATCGCACTTCCGGGCCCCGCGGAGTCGGTGATGTTCGACTGGGAAGCCGAACTCGCCGTCGTGGTCGGCGCCGAACTGCGCCACGCCGATCGTGACACCGCGCGCGCCGCGATCGCCGGTTACACCGTCGCCAACGACTTCTCCGTGCGGTCCTGGCAACGCCGGACTCCGCAGTGGTTGCAGGGCAAAGCATTCGATGCCACTACCCCGCTGGGCCCGGAGTTGGTGACACCGGAGGAAATCGACCCGGCTGACGGACTGCGCATCACGTGTCGGGTCAATGGCGTCCAGGAGCAGGTCGGTTCCACCGATGACCTCGTTTTCGACGCCCCCGAATTGCTGTCCTACATCTCCTCTTTCACCACATTGCGACCCGGAGACCTCGTGTTGACCGGGACGCCCGGCGGAGTCGGTACCGCGCATAAACCACCCCGGTACCTGTGTGGTGGAGACGTGGTGGAGACCGAGATCGAAGGGATCGGGGTGCTGCGTAATCG
- a CDS encoding FAD-dependent monooxygenase yields MSGTRVLVAGASIAGPALAHWLGRRGAEVTVVERAPELRPGGQAVDARGVAKEVIRRMGLDAAVRAARTETAGAHTVDVDGNVLETYRADDDGGDGFIAEIEILRGDLSQVLYDDTRDGVEYVFGDRIAELTQDADGVDVAFAGGDRRRFDLVVGADGLHSALRAMVFGPRERFVRHLGHVLAFYSVPNEFGLDRWLIDYQEAGRSAGLRPIQDATRAMAMFSFPSADLDVDYRDVEAQKRLLRERMAGLGWLTPDILAHLDDTPDFYLDQVAQVVMDRWSSGRVGLLGDAAFSSSPMSGQGTGLALVGAYLLAGELAAAGWDPEAGFAGYEGRMRSFVEANQEIGRLNARSRDVPGPDAEPSIDFDSEWFTELVERAINGVELPDYAGVPDSGAPAGPPITSSGQAVGVTERLSMPHSERSTGWLSNPESR; encoded by the coding sequence GTGAGCGGTACCAGGGTGTTGGTGGCGGGGGCGAGCATCGCGGGGCCCGCGCTGGCCCACTGGCTGGGTCGGCGGGGGGCCGAGGTGACCGTGGTGGAGCGGGCCCCCGAGCTGCGTCCCGGTGGGCAGGCGGTGGACGCGCGCGGGGTTGCCAAGGAGGTCATCCGGCGCATGGGGCTGGACGCGGCGGTGCGTGCGGCGCGCACCGAGACCGCTGGCGCGCACACCGTGGACGTGGACGGGAACGTGCTGGAGACCTACCGCGCCGATGACGACGGTGGTGACGGGTTCATCGCGGAGATCGAGATCCTGCGCGGGGACCTGTCCCAGGTGCTCTACGACGACACTCGGGACGGTGTCGAGTACGTCTTCGGCGACCGGATCGCCGAGCTCACCCAGGACGCGGACGGGGTCGACGTGGCCTTCGCGGGCGGCGACCGGCGGCGTTTCGACCTGGTGGTCGGGGCGGACGGGCTGCACTCGGCGCTGCGAGCGATGGTGTTCGGGCCGCGCGAGCGGTTCGTCCGCCACCTCGGGCACGTGCTGGCCTTCTACAGTGTGCCCAACGAGTTCGGGCTGGACCGCTGGCTGATCGACTACCAGGAGGCCGGGCGCTCCGCCGGCCTGCGGCCAATCCAGGACGCCACCAGGGCGATGGCCATGTTCTCCTTCCCCTCGGCCGACCTCGACGTCGACTACCGCGACGTCGAGGCCCAGAAGCGCCTGCTGCGCGAGCGGATGGCCGGCCTGGGCTGGTTGACCCCGGACATCCTCGCGCACCTGGACGACACCCCGGACTTCTACCTCGACCAGGTCGCCCAGGTGGTGATGGACCGCTGGTCGAGCGGACGGGTGGGGCTGCTCGGGGACGCGGCGTTCAGCTCGTCGCCGATGTCTGGGCAGGGCACCGGGCTGGCCCTGGTCGGTGCCTACCTGCTGGCCGGAGAGCTGGCGGCCGCCGGGTGGGACCCGGAGGCCGGGTTCGCCGGCTACGAGGGGCGGATGCGCTCGTTCGTCGAGGCCAACCAGGAGATCGGCCGGTTGAACGCGCGCAGCCGCGACGTCCCCGGGCCGGACGCCGAGCCGAGCATCGATTTCGACAGCGAATGGTTCACCGAACTGGTCGAGCGCGCGATCAACGGCGTCGAGCTGCCCGACTACGCAGGGGTGCCGGACTCCGGGGCCCCGGCCGGACCGCCGATCACCTCGTCGGGCCAAGCCGTAGGTGTCACAGAACGTCTTTCTATGCCGCATTCAGAGCGTTCAACCGGGTGGCTGAGTAACCCTGAGTCGCGGTAG
- a CDS encoding PaaX family transcriptional regulator: MTAESQTITTNSGGRDARLAHLIITIFGLCARAEGNWLPTKAVVALMADVGAESPAVRSSISRLKRRGVLLSERNGTTAGYALSEATLDVLAEGDVRIFERTRARDDNEWVMVVFSVPESEREKRHALRVSLTRLGFGTASPGVWIAPGSLANETRQTLERRGLSDYVDIFTGQHFAYGDLRSKVAQWWDLDDLALRYGDFLARYRPVLYLTIKQRPTPKEAFSIYASMLTEWRRLPYLDPGLPLSLLPRAWKGEAAGTLFDELNDVLAPLAQKHALAVIHGQSRSRAGHSADPS; the protein is encoded by the coding sequence ATGACGGCAGAGTCTCAAACGATCACTACCAATTCCGGCGGCCGAGACGCTCGCCTCGCACACCTCATCATCACCATCTTCGGTCTGTGCGCTCGCGCGGAGGGCAACTGGCTGCCCACCAAAGCCGTGGTCGCTCTGATGGCCGATGTCGGTGCCGAGTCCCCAGCCGTGCGATCGTCGATCTCACGGCTCAAACGCCGCGGCGTGCTCCTGAGCGAACGCAACGGCACCACCGCCGGATATGCACTGTCCGAAGCCACCCTCGACGTGCTCGCCGAGGGTGACGTACGAATCTTCGAACGCACCCGCGCCCGCGATGACAACGAGTGGGTCATGGTGGTGTTCTCCGTGCCCGAATCCGAGCGCGAGAAACGGCACGCGCTGCGGGTGAGCCTGACTCGTTTGGGCTTCGGCACCGCCTCACCCGGGGTGTGGATCGCTCCGGGTTCGCTGGCCAATGAAACACGCCAAACTCTCGAACGGCGCGGATTGTCCGACTATGTCGACATCTTCACCGGACAGCATTTCGCCTACGGCGACCTGCGGTCCAAGGTCGCGCAGTGGTGGGACCTGGACGACCTCGCCCTGCGCTATGGCGACTTCCTGGCACGCTACCGACCAGTGCTCTATCTCACGATAAAGCAGCGGCCCACGCCCAAGGAAGCATTCTCGATCTACGCGTCGATGCTCACAGAATGGCGGCGACTGCCCTATCTCGATCCCGGTCTTCCGCTCTCGCTGCTGCCCCGCGCCTGGAAAGGCGAGGCCGCCGGCACCCTCTTCGACGAGCTCAACGACGTTCTCGCCCCCCTCGCGCAGAAACACGCCCTCGCGGTGATCCACGGTCAAAGCCGAAGCCGCGCAGGGCACAGCGCCGACCCCAGCTGA
- a CDS encoding amidohydrolase family protein, which translates to MSGMIDVHTHYVPNGWPDLQDDAGPEAPWLKAHTEIEASIMMGTREFRRIQADCWNIEWRLRDMDADGVYAQVVSPTPVFFNYGRSPAEATRIARIFNDLALEIVAPAPDRLIPFCQVPLQDTDAACRELERCLEQGHRGVEIGNHVGDVDLDSAGVVTFLQHCASLDVPVFVHPWDMADSPRLDRWMAQWLTAMPAETHLSILAMVLGGVFDRIDDRLKIAFAGGGSFAFWLGRMENAWHRRNDVIGTSKYPPSHYLGRFYVDSVVFDERALRLLVDTVGKDRVLVGSDYPYPLGKRPVGEVVRKSDFLTDDVSQLILRGNAERFLGLSSTN; encoded by the coding sequence ATGAGCGGAATGATCGACGTCCACACCCATTACGTGCCCAACGGATGGCCGGACCTTCAAGATGACGCCGGGCCCGAGGCGCCGTGGCTCAAGGCCCACACCGAGATCGAAGCCTCCATCATGATGGGCACCCGGGAGTTTCGCCGCATCCAGGCCGACTGCTGGAACATCGAGTGGCGGCTCAGAGACATGGACGCCGACGGCGTATACGCACAGGTGGTTTCACCGACCCCGGTGTTCTTCAACTACGGGCGATCCCCCGCCGAGGCGACCCGCATCGCGCGCATCTTCAACGATCTCGCGTTGGAGATCGTCGCACCCGCACCCGATCGCCTGATCCCGTTCTGCCAGGTGCCATTACAGGACACCGATGCGGCCTGCCGCGAACTCGAACGGTGCCTCGAACAAGGCCATCGAGGCGTGGAGATCGGAAACCACGTCGGCGACGTCGACCTCGACAGTGCAGGCGTCGTAACCTTCCTTCAGCACTGCGCATCCCTGGACGTCCCGGTTTTCGTGCATCCCTGGGATATGGCCGACTCGCCGCGCCTGGATCGCTGGATGGCCCAATGGCTCACCGCCATGCCGGCCGAGACACATCTGTCCATCCTGGCCATGGTCCTGGGTGGGGTGTTCGACCGCATCGACGACCGACTCAAGATCGCGTTCGCGGGCGGCGGATCCTTCGCGTTCTGGCTGGGACGCATGGAAAACGCCTGGCACCGCCGCAACGACGTGATCGGCACCTCCAAGTACCCGCCGTCACACTACCTGGGCCGCTTCTACGTCGATTCGGTCGTCTTCGACGAGCGAGCCCTGCGACTGCTGGTCGACACAGTTGGAAAAGACCGGGTCTTGGTCGGCAGCGACTACCCGTACCCACTCGGGAAACGACCGGTCGGGGAGGTGGTACGCAAGAGCGACTTCCTCACCGACGACGTATCGCAGTTGATCCTGCGTGGAAACGCCGAACGGTTCCTCGGCCTGTCCTCTACGAACTGA
- a CDS encoding aldehyde dehydrogenase family protein — MTSTERWFRNFVDGTFVEPDPGYCFDNIDPATGLVLGLVHEADQTLVDNAVRAARHALDTGWDDTPVRERANALIHEADLPPVFTKFYDSLETRMCENCGTLHPGRG; from the coding sequence ATGACATCGACCGAACGCTGGTTCCGCAACTTCGTGGACGGCACGTTCGTCGAACCTGATCCGGGCTACTGTTTCGACAACATCGACCCCGCGACCGGTCTGGTGCTCGGTTTGGTCCACGAAGCCGACCAGACATTGGTGGACAATGCGGTGCGGGCGGCGCGGCACGCACTCGATACCGGCTGGGACGACACTCCGGTGCGTGAGCGTGCCAACGCGCTGATCCACGAGGCGGATCTGCCGCCGGTGTTCACCAAGTTCTATGACAGCCTCGAAACCCGCATGTGTGAGAACTGCGGAACGCTGCACCCCGGTCGGGGGTGA
- a CDS encoding VOC family protein, with the protein MDDTNQRGPQPGRGTIQRMDNIAIVVDDLAAATAFFLALGLELEGEATVEGSAVDRLVGLAGVRSDIAMMRTPDGHGRLELTKYQTPSTRDGDPRAPANTLGMHRIMFAVEDIDDILDRLRPHGAELLGELVQYENSYRLCYLRGPAGILVALAERIK; encoded by the coding sequence ATGGACGACACCAACCAGCGAGGCCCCCAACCCGGGCGCGGGACAATCCAGCGGATGGACAACATCGCCATCGTCGTCGACGACCTCGCGGCTGCTACGGCGTTCTTCCTCGCACTGGGACTGGAGCTGGAGGGCGAGGCGACAGTCGAGGGCAGCGCGGTGGATCGCCTCGTCGGGCTCGCGGGAGTCCGATCGGACATCGCGATGATGCGCACCCCGGACGGCCACGGACGGCTCGAGCTGACCAAGTACCAGACGCCGTCGACCCGAGACGGTGACCCGCGCGCTCCGGCGAACACGCTGGGCATGCATCGCATCATGTTCGCCGTCGAAGACATCGACGACATCCTCGACCGCTTGCGGCCACACGGAGCCGAACTCCTCGGCGAGCTGGTGCAGTACGAGAACAGCTACCGGCTCTGCTACCTCCGCGGCCCCGCAGGCATCCTCGTCGCGCTGGCCGAGCGGATCAAGTGA